The region ATAAAGCGTAGCGCGTGCGCGTCTTACGGGGGAAGGCAGGGTCAATTGCACACCAATAGCGGCGATAAATGCCAGCCCTACCGGCCACAACCACCACTGGCCAAAACGCGCCTTATTAAAACCGGTAGAGGCTGCACCATCGCCAATCCAAGCACCGTTTAGGACGCCATCATCGGTCATGTGCCAGGGCAGCATCAGAAAACTCGCAAGCCCAAAGGCCAGCCAAAGGAAAGCTGTGTTCTTCATCGGATTTCCGCAAAAATAAGAGGGTGATGTCACGCTCTTGGCAGGACATCTGAAGCAAACCGGTCCCGACGGGACCGGTCCATCAGAGAATATTATTTCTCTGGATTAGGATCGCCCACTTCTGCATCCCAACGGGCCAGCAGTCGTGCACGTGTTTCGCTGGAGCCATAGGTGGCAAAGTCGTAGTCGATCAATTTGATGGAGGCCAAATCCGGCGATTCAGGTGCGACCTGCGCGTTTGAATTGGACGGCACCTGAAAAGACCCCGATTCCGGTGCCCGAGATTGAATGTCAGCGCGTAGGGCGAATTCAACCCAAGCCCGCGCTCCATCAAGGTTGCGGGCCCCATCAATGACGCTAACCGCGCCAACTTCATATCCAGTGCCTTCGCAAGGCGCGACAATTTTCAATGGAAAACCCTGCGAAGCCAAATTGACCATATCATGCATAAAACCAATGGACACGCCGGTTTCACCACGCGCTGCAGCACGTGACGGGGCAGAGCCAGATTTAGTGTAGGAATTGATATTCTGACCAATCGCGGCCAGTTTTATCATGGCTTCTGTCTCACCAAACAGCTGCACGAAAGTGGCGAGTTCCGTATAAGCCGTGCCGGAACTATTTGGATTGGCAACCTGAACTTCGCCTGCAAATCGTGGATCTTCGAGATCAGCCCAACATTCAGGCGGTGCAATGCCTTTGCCTGCCAATATGTCAGTATTGTAGGCAATACCAAGCGCACCCGCATAGATGCCTATTGCACGGCCCTGGGAAATTTCGGCCATGTTTTGCGCCCAACCCAAAAGCGCGCCCGTATCAACGCCAGAGGCTTGTGTTAGTCCTTCTTCAGCGGCGATCAGATGCGGGTCACCTGTCCCACCCCACCAAACATCGATTTTGGGGTTACCGGCTTCGGCGCGAATTTGCGCCAGCGTTTCGCCAGTGGATTTGCGCACCATTAATACGTCGGTGTCAGGATTTTCCGCCTCAAATGCAGCAACCATCAGTTCGCACCATTCCGGTTCCGCGCTGCAGACAAGACTAATTTCATCTGCCCATGCACCTGTCGCGGACACCAAAAGCGCCGCGGTTGAGATCATTCCAAATCTATTCATTTTTTCCTCCCAAAGTTTATCAAGCGCTTCTCTTGCTCCTCCACATGAGGGCGCTGACCTCTTTCTAGGGGGTGTGGGTGTGTCATGATATGAAGGCCAGATGAACAATGCTACAACGACCCTCTTGCTTCATTAACAAAGTTACGAAAGCCGTCTCCGATTGTAACAATCGAAACAATTAATCCTGCGACTCAACCAACAGTATGGTGCTAACAAGGAGCTACAAAGGGAGGAAAAACGTGTCGCGCCCAACCATAGGCATCGTCGACGATGAAGCAAGCATGCGCGATGCGCTTGTCGCTCTGTTGCACCAAAACCAGCTCGACGCGGTGCCGATGGCGAGTATCGCTGAGTTCAACGACATACAGAAAACGACAGCGTTCGACTTGATCTTGATCGACCTTCGATTGGGCGATGAAAGCGGCCTTGATCTAGCGCTTAGTATCCGCAAAAGCCACGATCTACCCATTGTCATGTTAACCGGACATGGTGATGAAACCGACAAGATAGTTGGATTGGAACTTGGCGCTGACGACTATGTACTAAAGCCATTTAATCCGCGCGAACTTGTGGCACGTATCCGCGCGGTCTTGCGCCGCTACGGAGCTGGATCCCAGGTTACTGGCC is a window of Cognatishimia sp. WU-CL00825 DNA encoding:
- a CDS encoding ABC transporter substrate-binding protein — encoded protein: MNRFGMISTAALLVSATGAWADEISLVCSAEPEWCELMVAAFEAENPDTDVLMVRKSTGETLAQIRAEAGNPKIDVWWGGTGDPHLIAAEEGLTQASGVDTGALLGWAQNMAEISQGRAIGIYAGALGIAYNTDILAGKGIAPPECWADLEDPRFAGEVQVANPNSSGTAYTELATFVQLFGETEAMIKLAAIGQNINSYTKSGSAPSRAAARGETGVSIGFMHDMVNLASQGFPLKIVAPCEGTGYEVGAVSVIDGARNLDGARAWVEFALRADIQSRAPESGSFQVPSNSNAQVAPESPDLASIKLIDYDFATYGSSETRARLLARWDAEVGDPNPEK
- a CDS encoding response regulator transcription factor codes for the protein MSRPTIGIVDDEASMRDALVALLHQNQLDAVPMASIAEFNDIQKTTAFDLILIDLRLGDESGLDLALSIRKSHDLPIVMLTGHGDETDKIVGLELGADDYVLKPFNPRELVARIRAVLRRYGAGSQVTGPNSFQNGCLTFGRFTVDQKQRILFDQFSQEIALTNAEYRLLDYFLGRPNDIITRVDLLAELGSDLTKYVDRTVDVLILRLRRKIEENPSKPVHLQTRRGQGYIFVTNHVRDAD